A region of Salinibacter sp. 10B DNA encodes the following proteins:
- the cruF gene encoding bisanhydrobacterioruberin hydratase CruF, with product MSSTDGHRRDLQDNIDLLFQFGFWLFVGSIGFSVAGMLLLNLFPSTMSLFGPVYTKLVKTPTWTFMTMLAILPVLMYGPTLGWKRLWGFVVWGCAVGAAGELIGTTGLLTVGGVSLPFGEYYYTEWLGPKIAGHVPYFIPPSWFAMSIVSLDLARRVTQKRWSSLLLGTIFMVLWDVSLDPAMNQAFPFWQYGTDGFYFGMPLSNWGGWFGVTLVIMLGYEWMRGNRDIQNDWAPWLYALNCFFPLAICLLRGLYLAALIGTLTTILPFLLLWATDPTFVPRTLAVARS from the coding sequence ATGTCTTCGACTGACGGGCATCGCCGGGACCTGCAAGACAACATCGACCTACTGTTTCAGTTCGGCTTCTGGCTGTTCGTGGGCTCGATTGGCTTCAGCGTTGCCGGCATGCTGTTGCTGAATCTGTTTCCCTCGACGATGTCCCTTTTCGGTCCCGTCTACACGAAACTCGTGAAGACGCCGACCTGGACGTTCATGACGATGCTTGCGATTCTGCCGGTGCTCATGTACGGCCCCACTTTGGGGTGGAAACGGCTCTGGGGATTTGTTGTGTGGGGATGTGCCGTCGGGGCTGCTGGGGAGCTGATTGGAACGACGGGACTCCTGACGGTCGGGGGCGTCTCCCTTCCGTTCGGCGAATATTACTACACGGAATGGCTGGGCCCGAAGATTGCCGGACACGTGCCATACTTTATCCCTCCGTCCTGGTTTGCGATGTCGATCGTGTCGCTCGACCTTGCCCGGCGCGTCACGCAGAAGCGCTGGTCGTCCCTCCTGCTGGGAACGATCTTTATGGTGCTGTGGGACGTGTCGCTCGACCCGGCCATGAATCAGGCCTTCCCGTTTTGGCAGTACGGCACCGACGGCTTCTACTTCGGCATGCCCCTCTCAAACTGGGGGGGCTGGTTCGGGGTCACCCTTGTCATCATGCTGGGATACGAATGGATGCGGGGCAACCGTGACATCCAAAACGACTGGGCTCCCTGGCTTTACGCGCTCAACTGCTTCTTCCCTCTGGCCATCTGCCTGCTTCGAGGCCTATACCTGGCGGCCCTCATCGGGACGCTGACGACGATTCTCCCGTTCCTGCTCCTCTGGGCAACGGATCCGACCTTCGTGCCCCGAACGCTCGCCGTCGCCCGCTCGTAA
- a CDS encoding WbqC family protein, which translates to MIAVQPPEYFPPLAYTALLQHVDHFVLADTFRFRRERFQNRSKLRNAQGTHWITIPLFGQPDGARLHTIDIETGGRWREKHWRSFMYDYRTTMYFEFYEDDFRPFFDEEWSNLADCTCRSVALQAELFGLDTSLTRASALDGAPSTIPEVVEAVGAETVVVPESEDIPTIEGVTVDVFSYEHPTYHQNFEGFESGVSAMDLAFNYGREAPRMLADGQDK; encoded by the coding sequence ATGATTGCCGTTCAACCGCCCGAGTACTTTCCGCCCCTGGCCTATACGGCTCTTCTTCAGCACGTGGACCACTTCGTACTCGCCGACACGTTCCGGTTCCGACGGGAAAGATTTCAGAACCGTAGCAAACTTCGAAACGCACAGGGAACGCACTGGATTACGATTCCACTCTTTGGCCAGCCCGATGGGGCCCGTTTACACACCATCGACATTGAGACGGGGGGACGCTGGCGGGAGAAGCACTGGCGGTCGTTTATGTACGACTACCGGACGACTATGTATTTTGAGTTCTACGAAGATGACTTCCGGCCGTTCTTCGACGAGGAATGGTCGAATCTGGCCGACTGCACCTGTCGCTCCGTGGCGTTGCAGGCAGAACTCTTCGGCCTGGATACGTCGCTCACGCGAGCGTCAGCTCTTGACGGCGCACCGAGCACAATTCCTGAGGTGGTGGAGGCGGTGGGGGCAGAGACGGTCGTCGTTCCTGAATCGGAGGACATCCCGACGATCGAGGGGGTCACGGTCGACGTCTTTTCCTACGAGCATCCCACCTACCATCAGAATTTTGAGGGCTTTGAATCAGGCGTCTCGGCCATGGATCTCGCGTTTAATTATGGGCGAGAGGCTCCCCGCATGCTAGCGGATGGGCAAGACAAATGA
- the dcd gene encoding dCTP deaminase: MILPDHKIRTLATEHDMIDPFVDGQVREDVVSYGLSSFGYDMRVAGEFRVFTPNIHNSVVDPKEIDERAMVEYEVDDHILIPPNSYVLGRSIEYFEMPSDVLAIVLGKSTYARSGIIVNVTPLEPGWEGHVTIEVSNATPLPAKVYANEGIAQVVFLQGEPPEISYADKKGKYQHQEGITLPKL, from the coding sequence ATGATTCTGCCCGATCACAAGATTCGCACCCTCGCCACCGAGCACGACATGATCGATCCGTTCGTGGACGGGCAGGTGCGAGAGGACGTGGTAAGTTACGGCCTCAGTTCCTTCGGTTACGACATGCGGGTGGCGGGTGAATTTCGGGTATTTACGCCCAACATCCATAACAGCGTGGTCGACCCGAAGGAGATCGACGAGCGGGCCATGGTGGAGTACGAGGTCGACGACCACATTCTCATTCCTCCCAATTCGTACGTCCTGGGGCGCTCCATTGAGTACTTCGAAATGCCGTCGGACGTATTGGCGATTGTGCTCGGCAAGTCGACCTACGCCCGGTCGGGGATCATTGTAAACGTAACGCCGCTAGAGCCGGGGTGGGAGGGGCACGTGACGATTGAGGTGAGCAACGCCACGCCGCTTCCTGCCAAAGTGTACGCGAATGAGGGCATCGCGCAGGTGGTCTTCCTGCAGGGGGAACCGCCGGAGATTTCGTACGCCGACAAGAAGGGCAAGTACCAGCACCAGGAAGGGATCACGCTACCGAAGCTGTAA